The Armatimonadota bacterium genome contains a region encoding:
- a CDS encoding ATPase, which translates to MCEPLIVADCGSSWTKIRNTEISETLIAPTRQVLSDESVRFDIATGHLGRQRTDRYENELVALAQGSLKKVREDSFTVVDIGCRDTKYVRFTDRKLDKLDWNQACGATIGFTLELLGQYYDVDYASLPVSEQRLSVTCGVFAIEKIFDAIIHGGSPEEALAAFVHGIAFNVHTFAQRPGRLYVSGGLCENRCFLESLWRYCEVIPLGREVLLEGLY; encoded by the coding sequence ATGTGTGAACCGCTCATAGTCGCTGACTGCGGCAGTTCCTGGACGAAGATAAGGAATACTGAGATCAGTGAAACGCTGATCGCGCCCACCAGGCAGGTCCTATCGGACGAGTCGGTGCGCTTTGACATAGCGACCGGCCACCTGGGGCGTCAGCGAACCGACAGATACGAGAACGAACTGGTCGCCCTCGCACAAGGAAGCCTGAAGAAGGTGCGAGAGGACAGCTTCACGGTCGTGGACATTGGCTGCAGAGATACCAAGTACGTCCGTTTCACCGACAGGAAGCTCGATAAGCTGGATTGGAACCAAGCTTGCGGCGCAACGATCGGCTTCACCCTGGAACTGCTCGGCCAATACTACGATGTGGACTACGCCTCGCTACCGGTATCGGAGCAGCGTCTGTCCGTGACGTGCGGCGTGTTCGCGATCGAGAAGATATTCGACGCGATCATACACGGGGGCTCACCCGAGGAAGCTCTGGCGGCGTTCGTCCACGGAATTGCCTTCAACGTCCACACCTTCGCCCAGAGACCCGGCCGGCTCTACGTTTCGGGAGGGCTGTGCGAGAACCGCTGTTTCCTGGAGAGCCTGTGGCGTTACTGCGAGGTGATACCGCTCGGCCGCGAAGTACTGCTCGAAGGACTCTACTAG